In Actinoplanes lobatus, the DNA window GGGGCAGAGCCAGACCCGCCGCCGGTCGGTCTCGTCGCGTTCGCGCTCGATCAGCCCGGCCGACTCGAGACGGTCGGCGAGCGGGGTGATCGAGGACTGCTGCACATGCAGCATGCGGGCCAGCGCCCGGCCGGTCATGCCCTCGTGCTGCCCGAGCACGTAGAGGGCGAGCAGATCCAGGGAGGGCATCTCGAAATCGTCGGCCACATCGTCCACGGCGCTCTGCACGAGGCGGCCGGCCAGGAGGACCAGATAGCCGAGTTCGCGCCTCACCACTGTTCAAAGTTACCGGGATCACGCTTCCGAGGTGCGGGAACGGAAACGTGGAGTTGATCTAAGGGGGTTACAGTCCTCGCGCTGGGTCTGGATTTAGGGCGTGTTTATCAGCCTAAGCCAGGCTAGGCGGAGTACGCCCCGAGTACCCCGATTTGAGGAGAAAAGAACGATGGCTGTCAAGGCCGAGTACCTGTGGGTCGACGGAACCCAGCCCACCGCCAAGCTGCGTTCCAAGACCAAGATTCTGGCCGACGGCGAGAAGCCCGGTATCTGGGGCTTCGACGGCTCGAGCACCAACCAGGCGCCCGGTGACAAGTCCGACTGTGTCCTCCAGCCGGTCTTCATCTGCCCGGACCCGCTCCGTGGCGGCGACAACATCATCGTGCTGTGCGAGGTCGAGCTGATCAGCGGCGCCCCGCACCCCACCAACACCCGCGCCCCGCTGCGCGCGGTCGCCGAGAAGTACGCCGACCAGGAGTCGATCTTCGGCATCGAGCAGGAGTACACCTTCTTCAAGGACGGCCGCCCGCTCGGCTTCCCGGTCGGCGGCGGCTACCCGGCCCCGCAGGGCGGCTACTACTGCGGCGTCGGCGCGGACGAGGTCTTCGGCCGTGAGATCGTCGAGGAGCACATGGACGCGGTGCTCGCCGCGGGCCTGCACCTGTCCGGCATCAACGCCGAGGTCATGCCGGGTCAGTGGGAGTTCCAGATCGGCCCGGTCGCCGCCCCGCTCGTCGCCGATGAGCTGTGGGTCGCCCGCTGGCTGCTCTACCGCATCGCCGAGAAGCACGGCGTCTCCGCCACCCTCGACCCGAAGCCGGTCAAGGGCGACTGGAACGGTGCCGGCGCGCACACCAACTTCTCCACCAAGGCCATGCGCGAGGGCTACGACGCGATCATCGCGGGCGCCGAGGCGCTGGGCAAGAAGCGCCAGGAGCACGTGGACGGCTACGGCGCCGGCATCGACCAGCGCCTCACCGGCCTGCACGAGACCGCCCCGTGGACCGAGTACAGCTACGGCGTCTCCGACCGCGGCGCGTCGGTGCGCATCCCGTGGCAGGTCGAGAAGGACGGCAAGGGCTACATCGAGGACCGTCGCCCGAACGCGAACGTGGACCCGTACGTCGTCACCCGCCTGCTGATCGACACGATCTGCTCCGAGCTGGCCTGATCATCGCCGAAGGCCACCGCGCGTACTCTTCGCGCGGTGGCCTTCGACGTCCTGCCCGGTGACTCCGCGTCGCCGGTGATCCTGCACGTGCCCCATTCCTCCCGGAACATCGTTGAATCCGGGTTGTATCCGGACATTGTCGCCGAGGAATTGGACCACCTCACCGACGCGCACACCGATCTGATCGCGCTCGGCGCCGCCGAGACCGCGGCCAGGAGGCCGTGGATCTTCATGAACCGGCTGTCCCGCCTCGTCGTCGACCCCGAGCGGTTCCCCGACGACGAGATGGTCCGGGCCGGCATGGGGCCGGTCTACACCCACGGCCACGCCGGCCGGCGGTTGCGCGACGACGACCCCTCGCGCGACGCGAAACTCCTTCACGAGCACTTCCGTCCGTACGCCGAAGCGATGACCCACCTCGTCGACGACCGCCTGGCCGCGACCGGGCGTGCGGTGATCCTCGACGTGCACTCCTATCCGACGGCGCCGCTGCCGTACGAGCTGCACGCCGACGGCCCGCGCCCACCGGTGTGCCTGGGCACCCATCCGCTGCACACCCCGGACCGGTTGCTGGCCGCGGCCCGGGCGGCGTTCGGCGAAACCGGCCTGAACAGCCCGTTCGCCGGTTGCTACGTTCCGCTCAAGCACTACGACCGCGACCCGGCCGTCTCCGCGCTGATGGTGGAGATCCGCCGCGACCAGTACATGGCCGAGCCGGGCGGCCCGCCGGTCGAGGGGATCGACCGTCTGGCCCGGGCGCTGGCGATGCTCGTCGATGCGGTTCCGGCGCCCCGGTGACCCGCCCGGGTGGCAGCGTTCCGGTTGATGGAGTGACATGATGACCCGGTGGTGAACTTCGAGGCGAGGACATCCGCCGGCGACGGCCGCGTCGTCGTGGCTCTCGCCGGGGAGTGCGACCTGGCGACCCGCGAGCAGTTGACCGCCGTCCTGCTCGACGCGGTGAACCAGGCTCGCCTCGTGTTCGTCGACATGGCCGGGCTCACCTTCATCGACTCCAGCGGCGTGCACAGCCTGGTCATCGCGCATCACGCCGCCAAGCAGACCGGCGGGCGGGTCTACGTGCTCAACGCCACCGGCCCGGTCGCCGCCGTCCTCGAGCTCACCGGCCTCGACACCCTGCTGCGCGCTCCGTCCGAAGAGCGCCGTCATGTCTGAGACCGTCGATGGGATGTCGTACCACGTACCCGACGATCTGCGGGCCGTCCGCGCCTTCGTCACCGAGCGGGCGCTGGCGCTCGGGCTGCCCGAGGCCCGGCTCGACATGCTCACCCTCGCGGTCAGCGAGCTGACCACCAACACGTTGCAGCACACCAGCGGCGGCGGCCACATCCGGGTCTGGGTGGAGGAGGGCCGCCTGGTCTGCGACGTCGTCGACCAGGGGTCCGACCGGCCGTTCGGGCGCGCCATGCCGTCGGCCGAGGCGATCCGGGGGCGCGGGCTGGCGATCGTCGAGCGGGTCTGCGACGCCGTCTACACGACCGCGGTTCCGGGCGGCACTCTCGTACGGATCTGCCTGAATCTCTAGATTTTCTGTTATCGCCCGGTGGTGCGGGCATCTACGCCGGTGGACCCCCGTCCATCCCCCGCATCCCCAGGCGAAAGGCAACCCCATGTCCTCACCCCGACCCCGGCGGCTACGCCGGGGCCTGATCGCGGCCGGCGTCCTCGCGGTCGCCGTCCCGGCGGGCATCGTGACCGTCTCCATGATCCCCGCGGCCGCGGCGACGACCCCGGTCGCCGGCGGCGTCTACACGCTGGCCTCCGGATCCAGCGGCAAGTGCGCCGACGTGGCCGGCGCGTCCACCGCCAGCAGCGCGCTGCTCGTCCAGCTGGCCTGCAACGCGGCCACCACCAACCAGCAGTGGACCGCCAAGCAGCAGAACAGCGGGCAGTTCCAGCTGGTCAACGGCAACAGCACCCGGTGCGTCGACGTGCCGAGCTCGACGACCGTGTCCGGCACCCAGCTCCAGCAGTACAGCTGCGGCGACGCCACCAAGAACAACCAGCTGTGGACGTTCACGGCGTCGACCGCGGCGGCCGGCAAGTTCCTGGTCAAGAGCGTGGCCAGCGGCCTGTGCATCAGCAACAAGGACGGCTCGACCGCCGGCAACAACCCGATCGTGCAGGAGACCTGCTCGGACGTGGCCCGGATGCAGTGGTCGTTCAACTACGTCTCCGGGCCGACCGCCACGCCCACCACGCCCACCGAGTCCGGCCGGCAGATGGAGGACCTGGACCGGGGTCTGATCAGCGTCCGCTCCGGCACCGGCAACCTGGTGTCCTGGCGCCTGCTCGGCACCGAGGCGGCGGCCACCGGCTTCAACGTCTACCGGTCCGGCACGAAGCTCACCGCGACGCCGGTCACCAACTCGACGAACTACCTGGACGCGGGCGCCGCAGCGGACGCCACGTACACGGTCCGGGCCGTCGTCAACGGCGCCGAGCAGGGCGACTCGCCCGCGTCGCTGACCTTCGGCAGCGGCTACCTGGACGTGAAGCTCCAGGTTCCGGCCGGCGGGACCACCCCGGACGGCGTCGCCTACACCTACTCGGCCAACGACGCGTCGGTCGGTGACGCGGACGGCGACGGCGACTACGAGATCTTCGTGAAGTGGGATCCGTCCAACTCCAAGGACAACTCGCAGTCCGGGTACACCGGCAACGTGTACGTGGACGCGTACACCCTCCAGGGCACCCGGCTGTGGCGCATCGACCTGGGCAGGAACATTCGGGCCGGCGCGCACTACACCCAGTTCCAGGTGTACGACTACGACGGCGACGGCAAGGCCGAGATCGCCATGAAGACCGCCGACGGCACCGTCTCCGGCACCGGCGTCACCATCGGCTCGGCCGGCGCCGACTACCGCAACTCGTCCGGCTACATCCTGTCCGGGCCGGAATACCTGACCATGTTCAGCGGTCAGACCGGCGCCGCGCTGTCCACCGTCAACTACACCCCGGCGCGCGGGACCGTGAGCAGCTGGGGCGACTCGTACGGCAACCGGGTCGACCGGTTCCTGGCCGGCACCGCCTACCTCGACGGCGCCCGCCCGTCGCTGATCATGGCGCGTGGCTACTACACCCGGGCCGTCATCGCCGCCTGGGACTTCCGCAACGGCACCCTCACCAGCCGCTGGACCTACGACTCCGGGACCAGCAACACCGGGGCGTACGGGCAGGGCAACCACCAGCTGTCCATCGCCGACACCGACGCCGACGGCAAGGACGAGATCATCTACGGCGCCGCGGCGATCAACGACAACGGCACCCTGATGTGGCGCAGCGGCTTCGGCCACGGCGACGCCCTGCACGTCGGCGACCTGATCCCGTCCCGGGCCGGCATCGAGGTGTACCGCCCGTCCGAGTCCACCTCGCAGCCGGCCGACGCCATGCTCGACGGGCGCACCGGCGCGGTCATCTGGTCGCACGCCTCCTGCGGCTGCGACAACGGCCGGGCCGTGGCCGGTGACGTCTACGCCGGCAGCGCGGGCGCCGAGGCCTGGTCGTCCGCGGTCGACGGGCTGACCAGCACCACCGGCGCCAACGTCGGCCGCAAGCCGTCCTCCACCAACTTCCTGGCCTGGTGGGACGCCGACCCGGTCCGCGAGCTGGTCGACGCCACCCGGGTCGACAAGTACGGCACCAGCGGCGACACCCGCCTGCTCACCGCCTCCGGCGTCGCCTCCAACAACAGCACCAAACAGACCCCGGCCCTCTCCGGCGACATCCTCGGCGACTGGCGCGAGGAGATCGTCTGGCGGCTCTCCGACTCGTCCGCGCTGCGCATCTACAGCACCCCGGCCGTCACCGACCGCCGGATCCACACGCTGGCCCACGACTCGCAGTACCGGGTCGCGCTGGCGTGGCAGAACACCGCGTACAACCAGCCGCCGCACCCGAGCTTCTTCCTCGGCGACGGCATGACCACCCCGGCCCAGCCGAACATCTACGTTCGCTGAGTCCCGGCCCCGGCGCCGGGGAGGAAAATCGTCGCGGCGCCGGGGCACC includes these proteins:
- a CDS encoding N-formylglutamate amidohydrolase produces the protein MAFDVLPGDSASPVILHVPHSSRNIVESGLYPDIVAEELDHLTDAHTDLIALGAAETAARRPWIFMNRLSRLVVDPERFPDDEMVRAGMGPVYTHGHAGRRLRDDDPSRDAKLLHEHFRPYAEAMTHLVDDRLAATGRAVILDVHSYPTAPLPYELHADGPRPPVCLGTHPLHTPDRLLAAARAAFGETGLNSPFAGCYVPLKHYDRDPAVSALMVEIRRDQYMAEPGGPPVEGIDRLARALAMLVDAVPAPR
- the glnII gene encoding glutamine synthetase, with translation MAVKAEYLWVDGTQPTAKLRSKTKILADGEKPGIWGFDGSSTNQAPGDKSDCVLQPVFICPDPLRGGDNIIVLCEVELISGAPHPTNTRAPLRAVAEKYADQESIFGIEQEYTFFKDGRPLGFPVGGGYPAPQGGYYCGVGADEVFGREIVEEHMDAVLAAGLHLSGINAEVMPGQWEFQIGPVAAPLVADELWVARWLLYRIAEKHGVSATLDPKPVKGDWNGAGAHTNFSTKAMREGYDAIIAGAEALGKKRQEHVDGYGAGIDQRLTGLHETAPWTEYSYGVSDRGASVRIPWQVEKDGKGYIEDRRPNANVDPYVVTRLLIDTICSELA
- a CDS encoding ATP-binding protein, whose amino-acid sequence is MSETVDGMSYHVPDDLRAVRAFVTERALALGLPEARLDMLTLAVSELTTNTLQHTSGGGHIRVWVEEGRLVCDVVDQGSDRPFGRAMPSAEAIRGRGLAIVERVCDAVYTTAVPGGTLVRICLNL
- a CDS encoding MarR family winged helix-turn-helix transcriptional regulator → MVRRELGYLVLLAGRLVQSAVDDVADDFEMPSLDLLALYVLGQHEGMTGRALARMLHVQQSSITPLADRLESAGLIERERDETDRRRVWLCPTPAGRELADRAASAVEAVNSGAFAPLSPGAATALTALLGEIVEPWITGILTSGGKAALTGGGTVTRDGPG
- a CDS encoding STAS domain-containing protein; this translates as MVNFEARTSAGDGRVVVALAGECDLATREQLTAVLLDAVNQARLVFVDMAGLTFIDSSGVHSLVIAHHAAKQTGGRVYVLNATGPVAAVLELTGLDTLLRAPSEERRHV
- a CDS encoding rhamnogalacturonan lyase family protein; protein product: MSSPRPRRLRRGLIAAGVLAVAVPAGIVTVSMIPAAAATTPVAGGVYTLASGSSGKCADVAGASTASSALLVQLACNAATTNQQWTAKQQNSGQFQLVNGNSTRCVDVPSSTTVSGTQLQQYSCGDATKNNQLWTFTASTAAAGKFLVKSVASGLCISNKDGSTAGNNPIVQETCSDVARMQWSFNYVSGPTATPTTPTESGRQMEDLDRGLISVRSGTGNLVSWRLLGTEAAATGFNVYRSGTKLTATPVTNSTNYLDAGAAADATYTVRAVVNGAEQGDSPASLTFGSGYLDVKLQVPAGGTTPDGVAYTYSANDASVGDADGDGDYEIFVKWDPSNSKDNSQSGYTGNVYVDAYTLQGTRLWRIDLGRNIRAGAHYTQFQVYDYDGDGKAEIAMKTADGTVSGTGVTIGSAGADYRNSSGYILSGPEYLTMFSGQTGAALSTVNYTPARGTVSSWGDSYGNRVDRFLAGTAYLDGARPSLIMARGYYTRAVIAAWDFRNGTLTSRWTYDSGTSNTGAYGQGNHQLSIADTDADGKDEIIYGAAAINDNGTLMWRSGFGHGDALHVGDLIPSRAGIEVYRPSESTSQPADAMLDGRTGAVIWSHASCGCDNGRAVAGDVYAGSAGAEAWSSAVDGLTSTTGANVGRKPSSTNFLAWWDADPVRELVDATRVDKYGTSGDTRLLTASGVASNNSTKQTPALSGDILGDWREEIVWRLSDSSALRIYSTPAVTDRRIHTLAHDSQYRVALAWQNTAYNQPPHPSFFLGDGMTTPAQPNIYVR